In Desulfosporosinus youngiae DSM 17734, the genomic stretch ATAAAGCGGGCAGTCTGAGCACCAATCTCGATGATAGATGCCGTTTCCGAATGCAGAATCAGGCTTCCTTCCACCACTGCGGCTACCTCGTTGATTACCTGCAGGCTCCGGCACTTTTGGAGAAGACCGCTGATATTTCCTGTAACCCCGCAGGAGACAATCTGCTCCGGACTGCAAACTTCCAGCATTTCCGCCAGCAATTTTTTTAGGGTTCCTTTTACATCTCCTTGATGGAAGACATAGCGATCATAAAACAGTTGTTTGTTTTTATCTAAAAGAACCAACTTTACAGAGGAGGCTCCTAGATCAATTCCTAAATGAACCATGTGTATTAACTCCTCCTAATCATTCCTAGTCTTTATGAAAGTGATAATCAATATCATTTACAGGATAGACTAAGTATAGTAAAATGAGAGGAGTTAAAACAGTATCCAAGGTTACACTTTTAAACTATTTTAGAAGGTAAGGACGGTTGTTAGGAAATGATATGGTCGATAATGCAACAGACGGCATTTTGTCGGGGAATCCCAGCAGAAGATATCCAGGCCCTCTTTACCCATGTCCGCTATGTCGTCCGCTCCTATACAGCTAAAGAGGTCGTTTTTTCTGAAAACGACCTGGCGGAATATGTGGGAATTGTTTTATCCGGGAAGGTGGAGGTTCAAAAGCTTTTCTCCGATGGGAAAGTAGTATTGGTTTCCCAGCTGGGAGAGGGGGGAGTCTTCGGAGAGGCGGCCGTGTTGTCGGAAAGCGTTCACTATCCGGTCACGATATATTGCCGTAAACAAAGCGAACTACTGCTGATCGATAAGCCGCAGCTGCTGAAGCTTTTATCTCTGGACAGCCGTGTTTTGGAAAACTTTCTAAAGCAGTATGCCAACAGACTTTTTAAAATGAATCAGCAAATTGAATTGCTTTCCCAATCCTCTATGCGGCAGAAGATTGTTTTTTATCTGTTAACTGAGCGGAGAAAGCAGGCGGCTGCCGAACACATTGAATTGCCTTTTTCCCAAAGGGCATGGGCAGAGTATATGAATGTTTCCAGGCCATCCCTCAGTCGTGAATTAAAACGAATGAATGATGAGGGGCTGCTTCAAATTGAGAAAAGAAGAATAAAGCTATATTTAATATAATTAAAAGCAAAAATAAAATGGTGGATCATAATGAACAAAGAACTGATAAATCAAAGCATCGACTATATTCTCAAGCATTTTCATGAAGGCCTCTCTGCCAAAGATGTCGCGGATCATTTTCATTTCTCGGAGTTTTATTTTAGCAGATCCTTTAAGGCGGCGACCGGCGAAAGCGTCTATGAATTTATTAAGCGTCTGAAAATGGATCAGAGCGCCATTGATATTAAGCTTATAAAGAACAGACCCATTACCGATATCGGATTGGATTATGGGTACAGCTCATCCAATTACAGCTCCGCATTCAAAAAGCATCATAACGTTTCCCCGGCAGAATTTCGCAAATCAACAAACGTTACGGATATGGCAAATCCTTTCTATCCGGAAGGCCTTTCAGAATTCGACACATTTAAAGACTATGCCGGTAAGATCAAAATAAAGCAACTTGAAAATTTCTTAGTTATTTACGAAAGGGTTATCGGAACCTATATCGAGCTGAAAGAAAAATGGCCGCGTTTTATGCACAAATATAGAGATTACATTAAAGCTGAAACGCTGTTTATTGAGAGGTTTTACGACGATCCTGCGATCACCGGCCTGGACAATTGTATATGCGATATTTGCATGACGGCGGATGAGTTCTGGGCACCAGAAAATATAACAACGATAAAAGGCGGCAAGTTCGCAATTTATCATTATGAAGGAAAAATACGTGACATATTCTGCTCGGTACAGGGGGTATTCAGCATCTGGCTGCCCGAGAGCGGCTATATCATGGATAAGCGATACGGCTTGAACATCTATCAAAAGATCGACGGAAACAGCGAATATGTAAGCATGGATTTATGTATCCCGGTTAAATAAATTAGAGCAAGAATTCAGAAGTAATGAAACAGACTTTTCTCTATAATGAGAGCAATCCGGGCACGGAGCTTCTCTTGGAGAAAGGTCTGTTTTATTTTAGCGAAGAAAACGTATGGAGGTATGGAAATGTTTGATGTAAGAAAAATTCAGGAGCAAATCATTTTTGAGGCCGTCAGGAAGCAGAGCGAGGCCGGGACGGCAGCCGAAATTGTATACGGGAAAGATGGAACAGCAAAAGGTGAAACTAATGCCGATTGGGTAAAATCCACGATGTGCCGATTGGAAGACAAATTTGACCAAGAAAGGACAAAACAGATCCGGATGAACTGCCAGTGCGGTTACGGAATGGACGAGAAGCTGGCCCTTTTGAATGAACTGAAAACCGCCGCGTCAAACATGGAAGAATTTGCTGCTTCTGACAAGGCCAAGGCTGCGGGCCTGTTTTGTGAAAACGGCCAACTATTGCTGCAGTTTTTATTTTGCCCCTGCCCCATGCTTGCTGACGTGGACAAATTAAAAACAAAAACCTGGTGCCAGTGTACGACAGGGTACAGTAAAGTCCTTTTTGAAAAAGCCTTTGGGTGCATGGTCGATGTAGAACTATTGAAAAGCATAAAAAGCGGGGACGATATCTGCCTTATGAAAATCATCCCTCATGGCCTTATCTGGAACTAAAGCGGCAAAAATGTGATAATGACCGGAAACGATTTTGTCAAAGGAGTATCCCCTGGCTATCAACTACTGCGCGGAAGCCGGAGCAGGAGAGCTTGTCTCCTCAAATTCGGATTCGAATCCGAATTTGAGGAGACAAGCAGTACTTCTTTTTGGTGTCCCAAAAGGAGACCTATATCACTTATAGTTGTAACTGTTGGCAGTAAAAGCATTTTATTTCTGTTGACTTATTGTTTGAAATTTATACAATTTATAGTGAGTAGTGTATAAATTTCCATTTAGATTTACTGAAAGAGGCAGTAAAGTGATGCTGCCCGAAAGTTAGATTGGAAGCTATCTCTGTCAATGTGACCGGCCTTGAGAAAAGTTCCTGCGTAGAATTGAAATGGCAAATTTTCCTCTTAGAGGAGAAAAGTGCCCTTGGTCGGAAGAGCTGCCGGCTTATGTCAGTGAATTTCTCGAAAAGGCCAAAGAGGAATTGGTGGAAGCCTATGAGGAAAATTTAAGAAAGCGTTAGTTGAGGTTTGGGAAGGAAACAGGCGGTTGCCGCTAAGAGTGGCGGAGGAAGAGGGTGGAAATGTGAAGAAAGTGATATTCCTAAGCATTGTTCTGGCTGTTTTTTTCTTAAGTGGCTGCAATAACAGCAATAATCCAGGTAATCCGGGCAAAGAGGGGAATAAGCCGGGTGAGGATATCAGCTCAGTCATAAATTCCAAAGGGGGACAAAATTCAGCCGAATTTGTACCGGACTGGTTATATCAGTCATTGCTGGCTAAATTTGATTTGGATGCTGAAAATGAGTTGGAGCTGCCAAGAGAAGCTATCACTTTGGCCCAGGTTAATATGAAGAATTCCGCCGGACCCCAAATAGCCGCTTATGTAACCTTGGATCGTGTGGAAGGGTATTTCCTGCTCTATGAGTTCGCTGAAGGCAATTATAAGGAAGTCTATTCCTTGCACCAGCCGGTATACGGGCTGCAGGTCTATGGCGGCTGGGGAGGAAAGCAAATGATTGCCTTTGTTTCGGGTCATGGGGGGACGGGTTATCAGGAAAACTATTTTCATCTTATCAGTTATACTAAGGACGGCTACAAAGAAATCTGGTCCGGATTAGCAGAGAAGATGGAGTTCGTCCAGCTGCCTTATCGCAGAACTGTGGGTTCTCTTAATCTGTCCATGGATAATCAGTTATTGATCTATTCGACAATGAACCATGAATACGCTAAACCGGAGGAGGATATTACCAATCCGGATAGAGTTGCCAAGTCGGTTGAGTTGTATCGTTACGATCCCCAGGCAGAACAATTTGTCGCAAGTTCCAACTGAGTGAGTGACCACCGCTTCGGTGAAGAATGCTATTCCTTTTAATTCAAATATTGCCGACAGAATTTATGCCTGAAAGAACCATGTTCTACTGGTCGAAGATGTACACAGGCCAAATAAAGCCGGGAGATACCTATGCCAAGTTAAAAAAATGTATCACCATTAATATTGTCGATTTCAGATGCACCCCGCTTCAGAAGTTGCACTCCAGCTATCATTTAATTGAGGACGAAGCAGGATA encodes the following:
- a CDS encoding Crp/Fnr family transcriptional regulator, which encodes MIWSIMQQTAFCRGIPAEDIQALFTHVRYVVRSYTAKEVVFSENDLAEYVGIVLSGKVEVQKLFSDGKVVLVSQLGEGGVFGEAAVLSESVHYPVTIYCRKQSELLLIDKPQLLKLLSLDSRVLENFLKQYANRLFKMNQQIELLSQSSMRQKIVFYLLTERRKQAAAEHIELPFSQRAWAEYMNVSRPSLSRELKRMNDEGLLQIEKRRIKLYLI
- a CDS encoding DUF6144 family protein, encoding MFDVRKIQEQIIFEAVRKQSEAGTAAEIVYGKDGTAKGETNADWVKSTMCRLEDKFDQERTKQIRMNCQCGYGMDEKLALLNELKTAASNMEEFAASDKAKAAGLFCENGQLLLQFLFCPCPMLADVDKLKTKTWCQCTTGYSKVLFEKAFGCMVDVELLKSIKSGDDICLMKIIPHGLIWN
- a CDS encoding AraC family transcriptional regulator gives rise to the protein MNKELINQSIDYILKHFHEGLSAKDVADHFHFSEFYFSRSFKAATGESVYEFIKRLKMDQSAIDIKLIKNRPITDIGLDYGYSSSNYSSAFKKHHNVSPAEFRKSTNVTDMANPFYPEGLSEFDTFKDYAGKIKIKQLENFLVIYERVIGTYIELKEKWPRFMHKYRDYIKAETLFIERFYDDPAITGLDNCICDICMTADEFWAPENITTIKGGKFAIYHYEGKIRDIFCSVQGVFSIWLPESGYIMDKRYGLNIYQKIDGNSEYVSMDLCIPVK